GACTCGCGCTGCTCGTCTTCGGCGTCGGGTTCTGGACCGTCTCGATCGCCGGGTTGGCCATACTGTTCACCGCCCCGCTCCGCTCGCTCGACGCGCCGATCGCGCTCCCGGCGGCCGCCCGCGGCGGAGCGGCGCTGGCGTGGCTGTTCGGGGTGTACATAGTGGGCCAGCGCGTCCTGAGCCAGTACAGCCACGTCGATAGCGAGGCCGGGATGCTCACGACGGTTTCGGCCCGGAGCGTCGCGACGGGTCTCGTGATCGCCGAACTCCTCCGGGCGGCATCGTATCTCCTCGCCCCGCTGCTCGTCGTGACTGGGCTGGTGGTCTATATCTTCGGAACGCCGCTCGGCGTCGCGACGATCCCGCTCGCCGCCGGGCTGTTCGCGCTCACCGCGACGATCGTCGGCAGCGCGATCGGCTACGCCGGCGCGTTGCTGGTGGCGCGGTCGCGGTTCGTCGCCAGATACAAGACGATCATCGGTGTTGCGATCGTGACGGTGATCTTCGGCGGGTACGCTGCGGTCGTGTTTTTCGGAGCGGATGAACTCGGGATCGGTCCGGCCCTGTTCGCGTGGCTGCCCGTCGGCTGGTACGTCGATCTCGCCGCCATCGGATCGCCGCTCGCGTTCTCGACGGGTCACGTGACCGGTGTGATCGTCGCCACGCTCGCAGTGCTCGGGGTGGGGGGCTGGGCGATCGAGCGACTGACGACCGCGCTCTGGTTCGCGGACCCGGTCGAGCCGACACGGGACGAGGACGCTACCGACGCCGCTGCTGCCGCGTCCCCCGCCACCCGCACCGACGCCGACAGCCGTACCGCCGCCCGCACCGACACCGGCCTGACAGGCGGAAACGGGGCGTTGACGGCGGCGCTCGGTCGCTTCGGGGCGGTGATCCCGACGCGCACGAGCCGGCCGACCCGTCGCGTCGCGGCGAAGGCGCTCGTCCGAACCTGGCGAAATCCGAGCCGGCTCACGATCTTGCTCACGCCGGTGGTGATCGCGGTGGTTTCGGTGTTCAACGCCACACAGTTCGGTGCGGCGTTCGCAGTCGCACCGGTCGCGATCGTCCTCCTGCTCCCGTGGCTCGCCGGCGCGACGTTCGGACTGAACCCCTTCGGCGACGAAGGGGCGGTGCTGCCGGCGACGCTCACGGGCGGCATCTCGGGACGGGCGTTCGTCCGCGGGCTCGCGCTGCCCGGACTCGTGGCCGGCCTCCCGCTGACGGTCGCGCTCACGCTCGCTGCCGGCTGGTTCAGTCCGTACTCACCCTTTGAGGTCGCGGGTCTCGCGGCCCTCGGCGGCGTGCTGGTCGCCGCCGTGGTCGGGCTCGCGCCCGTGATCGGGATGCGGATTCCCCGATTCAGCACGTTCAGCGTCCGCGGGAGTCGCGACGTGGTGCCGCCGAGCATCACCGCGGGGATCGTCTACACGATCGTCCTCCTCGGGCCCGGTGTCGTCGCGGCGGTCGCGCTGGTCGTGCCGGCGCTCCTGCGTGGCTTTCTCGCCGCGTTGGGGAGCGGTGTGATCCCCTTCGTGCTGCGGTGGCTCGGGGATCGCGGCGTGCCGCTCGTGACCGGGCCGGCCCCGTGGTTCGAGGGGCTCGGCCCCGTGATCCGTGGGCTAGCGACGATCGAGGTCCGGGCCGGCGGCTACGCGCTGCCGCTCTTTCTCTTGGTCGTGGGCGGGCTTCTCGGCTATCGCGCCGCGGCGCGCCGCTTCGACACGTACGAGATCACGTGAGGCTCCTTCTGCTTCCGATCAGTCCCACATGGTCGCGATGACGGCGACGATCCCGAGACAGAACGCTACGATCCCCGCCCCGAGCAGTGTCTCGGTGTAGCCGACGGCCGTACCGAGTCCCACGAACACCGGCGGCCCGACCGTCGTGCCCGCCCGGATGATGCTCGTCCGGAGCGACATGATCCCGCCGCGGAACTCGTCGGGCGTGACCGCGTTCAACGCGGTGTCGGTGACCGGTTCGGCGAACGCCTGCCCGATCCCGAACAGGAAGAGCGCGCCCGCGATCGCGACCACCGAGTTCGCGAGCGCGATCGCCGCGAGCCCGAGGCCGTACACCACGAACCCGAGCGGGATGAGCTGAGCGCTCGACACGTGCCGGAGCAGTCGGCCGGTCTGGGAGGACGTGAGTCCCATCGTCACCGCGGGCAGTGCGAGTAGCAAGCCGATGATCCCCGAGGAGAACCCGTACCGATCGTCGAGTACGAACGGGACCGCTGTCAGCTGTGCGCCGTAGAGGATCACGAAGATGCCGAAGATGGCGACGTAGAGACTCAGCACTTTGCGTCCCGGAACGGCCTTCACCGCGTCGACGACGTAGCCGAGGCCCGTCTTGCGCCGATCGAGCGTCGGTTCGTCGAGCGCGCCGATGCCCACCAGCCCGACGACGATCCCGAGCGCGAAGCAGGCGAACGGTGCGGCCGACGAGATCGTAGCGAGTACGCCGCCGAGCAGCGGGTAGCCCGCCGCGCCGATCGCGAGGATCGCGGCGTTGAGCCCGATCAGCGTGTTGCGGAGCTCGC
Above is a window of Halococcus salifodinae DSM 8989 DNA encoding:
- a CDS encoding MFS transporter, whose product is MAGETAHSARFESPWRSPSVLVIFASTLITVMGVSLISPALPAIQTAWGISAADASLLISAYTLPGVVFTPFVGLLADRVGRKWLLVPALLVFGVAGGAIVLFDSFRAILGLRVLQGVAGSAVTSLTITLIGDLFTGELRNTLIGLNAAILAIGAAGYPLLGGVLATISSAAPFACFALGIVVGLVGIGALDEPTLDRRKTGLGYVVDAVKAVPGRKVLSLYVAIFGIFVILYGAQLTAVPFVLDDRYGFSSGIIGLLLALPAVTMGLTSSQTGRLLRHVSSAQLIPLGFVVYGLGLAAIALANSVVAIAGALFLFGIGQAFAEPVTDTALNAVTPDEFRGGIMSLRTSIIRAGTTVGPPVFVGLGTAVGYTETLLGAGIVAFCLGIVAVIATMWD